The following coding sequences are from one Sulfitobacter sp. HNIBRBA3233 window:
- a CDS encoding DksA/TraR family C4-type zinc finger protein, protein MAGGWARDGAVSEQIEASISDELARLKARRGPEGESRTHCAECEEPIPEARRKALPGVKLCIDCMQERDGRQQARGGINRRGSKDSQLK, encoded by the coding sequence ATGGCAGGAGGATGGGCACGTGATGGTGCGGTATCGGAGCAGATAGAAGCCTCTATCAGCGATGAACTTGCACGGCTGAAGGCGCGGCGTGGGCCCGAAGGCGAAAGCCGCACCCATTGCGCGGAATGCGAGGAACCTATTCCCGAAGCCCGCCGCAAGGCGCTTCCCGGCGTAAAGCTGTGCATCGACTGCATGCAGGAACGCGACGGGCGCCAGCAGGCGCGCGGCGGAATCAACCGGCGCGGGTCGAAAGACAGCCAGTTGAAGTAA